The Herpetosiphonaceae bacterium genome window below encodes:
- a CDS encoding DUF433 domain-containing protein, producing the protein MMANLLERINVNPAQCGGRPCIRGMHIRVIDMLDLLAAESSTEHVLAELPDLEPEDILAALRYASRRLDHPVLAA; encoded by the coding sequence GAACGCATTAATGTCAACCCTGCCCAATGTGGTGGACGCCCATGCATTCGTGGTATGCACATCCGCGTCATAGATATGCTCGATCTCTTAGCTGCCGAATCAAGCACTGAACACGTGCTGGCAGAACTGCCGGATCTTGAGCCGGAAGACATCCTGGCTGCGCTCCGCTATGCTTCACGCCGCCTGGATCATCCCGTGCTGGCTGCCTGA
- a CDS encoding DinB family protein produces the protein MLLDDVAALSLAQLSFKPAPTEWSILEVVQHLVLSERSVMCGMPDLGALIERRPTLRQYMSYPVVLLVLGYSIPFRTPSPEMVPDGRPTLPELRAQWAENHRWLQRYIDSLTPRSARRAVFYHPIAGPISVRQTLTMAHLHLTTHTRQIEALKQAVTTL, from the coding sequence GTGCTTCTGGACGATGTGGCTGCGCTCTCGCTCGCACAACTGAGCTTCAAGCCCGCGCCGACCGAGTGGTCGATTCTGGAGGTCGTACAGCATCTCGTGCTGTCGGAGCGGTCCGTGATGTGCGGTATGCCCGACCTCGGCGCGCTGATCGAGCGGCGACCCACCCTGCGCCAGTACATGAGCTATCCCGTGGTGCTGCTGGTGCTGGGCTATAGCATACCGTTTCGCACGCCGTCGCCTGAGATGGTGCCGGATGGCCGGCCGACGTTGCCTGAGCTACGAGCGCAGTGGGCGGAGAACCACCGCTGGTTGCAGCGCTATATCGATAGTCTCACGCCGCGCAGCGCCAGACGAGCGGTGTTTTATCACCCGATAGCGGGACCGATCAGCGTACGGCAAACGCTCACGATGGCCCATCTGCATCTGACGACACACACGCGGCAGATCGAGGCGCTCAAACAGGCCGTGACGACGCTATAA
- a CDS encoding NAD(P)/FAD-dependent oxidoreductase produces the protein MNGTATYDVIIVGARIAGTATAALLAQEGFKVLLLEKTTFPSPTVSCPVVFGNALEVLSRFGAEEVVDRLGAPKLRLYGTDYGFVRVAAHLPPYKGRDYAYSIQRERLDEAVARHVEQLPGVTLREGFSVTELLHESGRVVGVRGREQGGAIETIHARLAVIGADGRNSAVARMVGARAYDTKPAHSYLYYAYYRNVTPLDEPSAMVYRNRPGTALLVFDADQELTVLSIAAVDPPFEQARKDPEAAMQRVLRQVPEVAARFEQAERATPIVGLAPFGMFRRQAYGPGWALVGDAGVRLDPVTGQGIYQGLHTAELLADALVQVRDGRPWGQAMSEFQRLRDAHSKAAYDFAAVQSQLTPQPWLSRRLLKHMAADPALATYYFGTANGATPAEENFNLWKALRLAFTPVPRRQRAPTIAYHGRKG, from the coding sequence ATGAACGGCACGGCCACGTATGATGTGATTATCGTCGGTGCGCGGATTGCGGGCACGGCAACAGCAGCCCTGCTGGCGCAGGAAGGCTTTAAGGTGCTGCTGCTCGAAAAAACAACCTTTCCCAGCCCAACCGTCTCATGTCCGGTTGTCTTCGGCAACGCGCTCGAAGTGCTGAGCCGCTTCGGGGCGGAAGAGGTGGTCGATCGGCTGGGCGCTCCCAAGCTGCGGCTGTACGGCACCGACTATGGGTTTGTGCGCGTAGCCGCTCATCTGCCGCCCTACAAAGGCCGCGACTACGCCTACTCGATCCAGCGCGAGCGGCTGGACGAGGCCGTCGCACGACACGTCGAGCAGCTTCCCGGCGTGACGTTGCGCGAGGGCTTTAGCGTCACCGAGCTGTTGCACGAGTCGGGGCGGGTGGTCGGGGTACGCGGGCGCGAGCAGGGCGGGGCGATCGAAACGATCCACGCGCGGCTGGCAGTGATCGGCGCGGATGGGCGCAACAGCGCGGTGGCGCGGATGGTCGGGGCGCGCGCCTACGATACGAAGCCCGCGCACTCCTACCTGTACTATGCGTACTATCGCAACGTCACGCCGCTGGACGAGCCGAGCGCGATGGTCTATCGCAACCGGCCAGGTACGGCTCTGCTGGTCTTCGACGCCGATCAAGAGCTGACCGTGCTGTCGATCGCGGCGGTCGATCCGCCGTTCGAGCAGGCGCGCAAAGATCCAGAGGCCGCCATGCAGCGCGTGCTGCGACAGGTGCCGGAGGTCGCGGCGCGCTTCGAGCAGGCCGAGCGGGCGACGCCGATCGTGGGCCTGGCACCCTTCGGCATGTTTCGGCGGCAGGCGTACGGTCCAGGCTGGGCGCTGGTGGGCGATGCGGGCGTGCGGCTCGATCCGGTGACAGGCCAGGGCATTTATCAGGGCTTGCACACCGCCGAGCTCCTGGCGGACGCGCTGGTTCAGGTGCGCGACGGCAGGCCGTGGGGGCAGGCCATGAGTGAGTTCCAGCGTCTGCGCGATGCTCATAGCAAGGCCGCCTACGATTTTGCCGCCGTCCAGAGCCAGCTCACGCCGCAGCCCTGGCTGTCGCGGCGCTTGCTCAAGCACATGGCCGCCGATCCCGCGCTCGCCACGTACTATTTTGGCACGGCCAACGGCGCGACTCCTGCCGAGGAGAACTTTAATCTGTGGAAGGCGCTGCGGCTTGCATTCACGCCCGTGCCCCGGCGGCAGCGCGCGCCGACGATCGCCTACCACGGGCGAAAAGGTTGA
- a CDS encoding cellulase family glycosylhydrolase, which translates to MLLRLLALFPLVLSLVPVSAGQQLRPSAEQICFPGVPTIVDCVDAAFRDFWLRSGGLPVFGYPIGPALPDETERGPRTSQHFERYRLEAHPDLPVPYTVQLGRLGAERLAQQGRPTQPVVKAVSGCRFFSQTGHNVCGTFLAYWRSHGLELDDAGMSERESLALLGLPLTEPTLETNSSGDRVLTQWFERARLEDHGGTILQGLLNVEARAALTPPSPPPGFVTISGNRLELHGQPVLLKGTNYYPAEHPWGLMWTEWDGPAVDRELGRARRELGINTVRALVPYRTSEGWTDGQGNIPPQMLERLRQFVQIAGRHQLKVIVTLFDWHDSIAAAGSLEEAYDLRYLRTIVAAFKDDDRVLAWDLHNEPDNYGSWLEGKAPAVVDWLGRMADAIRVLDRHHPITVGVGRYESLWQAAPSGRTIAQISDIISVHEYTPGNLTAIAESIRARTTKPVLLEEFGWASGPECRNIFFDTRYQLYLYYDEPSQHEVYRRALEIATSSGFVGVVGWWLQDPPATLPYSVDEQGHFGLYRRDGSPKPALAAFRTLRVPALHSTTTSAHDLTKVQYPPFPPAHQPRTFDDGIVLRGDFKYFWDFFGGEAVFGRPLTLAYRDHRGIVVQYFERARFELNEEDDLPPLDPLWAEGQTPDIYLDRVHLSPLGRQSLGEQTVPRVTDPGLPGVRYFPQTGHTLRGAFRALWETHGERFYGPPISEEFEELHNGQRVRVQYFTNWRFERRGDGPIQYTPLGKDLLKTRKCPTPLNPQP; encoded by the coding sequence ATGCTCCTCCGTCTCCTGGCTCTATTTCCACTCGTGTTGTCTCTGGTTCCTGTCTCGGCGGGCCAGCAGCTCCGGCCAAGCGCCGAGCAGATCTGCTTTCCGGGCGTGCCCACCATCGTCGATTGTGTCGACGCGGCGTTTCGTGACTTCTGGCTGCGCAGCGGCGGGCTGCCGGTCTTTGGCTATCCCATCGGCCCGGCCCTGCCCGATGAGACGGAGCGCGGGCCGCGCACCAGCCAGCACTTCGAGCGCTATCGTCTTGAGGCCCATCCAGATCTGCCAGTGCCCTACACCGTGCAGCTTGGGCGGCTGGGCGCGGAACGTCTGGCGCAGCAGGGCCGCCCGACGCAGCCTGTGGTCAAAGCTGTGTCCGGCTGCCGCTTTTTCTCGCAGACCGGACATAATGTGTGCGGCACGTTCCTGGCCTACTGGCGCAGCCACGGGCTGGAGCTGGACGATGCGGGGATGTCGGAGCGCGAGAGCCTGGCGCTGCTTGGCCTGCCGTTGACGGAGCCAACGCTGGAAACCAATAGCTCCGGCGACCGTGTGCTGACGCAGTGGTTCGAGCGCGCCCGGCTGGAAGATCACGGCGGCACGATCTTGCAGGGCTTGCTCAACGTCGAGGCGCGGGCGGCGCTCACGCCTCCATCGCCGCCGCCCGGCTTTGTGACGATCAGCGGCAACCGGCTTGAGTTGCATGGACAGCCGGTGCTGTTGAAGGGCACCAACTACTATCCCGCCGAGCATCCCTGGGGCCTGATGTGGACCGAGTGGGACGGTCCCGCCGTCGATCGCGAGCTTGGCCGTGCCCGACGAGAGCTTGGCATCAACACCGTGCGCGCCCTGGTGCCCTACCGCACCAGCGAGGGCTGGACCGACGGCCAGGGCAATATTCCGCCGCAGATGTTGGAGCGGCTGCGCCAGTTCGTCCAGATCGCGGGCCGCCACCAGCTCAAGGTGATCGTCACGCTCTTCGACTGGCACGATAGCATCGCGGCGGCAGGCTCGCTTGAGGAGGCCTACGATCTGCGCTACCTGCGCACGATCGTCGCCGCGTTCAAGGACGACGATCGCGTGCTGGCGTGGGACCTGCACAACGAGCCCGATAACTACGGCTCCTGGCTCGAAGGCAAGGCTCCGGCGGTGGTGGACTGGCTGGGCCGCATGGCCGACGCAATCCGCGTGCTCGACCGGCACCATCCGATCACGGTCGGCGTGGGCAGGTACGAGAGCCTGTGGCAGGCTGCGCCGAGCGGACGCACGATCGCTCAGATCAGCGACATCATCAGCGTTCACGAGTACACGCCCGGCAACCTGACGGCGATCGCTGAGTCGATCCGCGCGCGCACCACCAAGCCGGTCCTGCTCGAAGAGTTTGGCTGGGCCAGCGGCCCTGAGTGCCGTAATATCTTCTTCGATACGCGCTACCAGCTCTACCTGTACTACGACGAGCCGAGCCAGCACGAGGTCTATCGGCGGGCGCTGGAGATCGCCACGAGCAGCGGCTTTGTCGGCGTCGTCGGGTGGTGGCTGCAAGATCCGCCCGCCACGCTGCCCTACTCGGTGGACGAGCAGGGCCACTTCGGTCTGTATCGCCGCGACGGCAGCCCCAAACCGGCGCTTGCCGCGTTTCGGACGCTGCGGGTTCCCGCGCTGCACAGCACCACGACCAGCGCCCACGACCTGACGAAAGTTCAGTATCCGCCGTTCCCGCCCGCGCACCAGCCGCGCACCTTCGACGATGGGATCGTCCTGCGCGGCGATTTCAAGTACTTCTGGGATTTCTTCGGCGGCGAGGCCGTCTTTGGTCGGCCACTGACGCTGGCCTATCGCGATCATCGCGGCATCGTCGTGCAGTATTTCGAGCGGGCACGCTTCGAGCTGAACGAGGAGGACGATCTGCCGCCGCTCGATCCGCTGTGGGCCGAGGGACAGACGCCCGACATCTATCTCGATCGTGTCCACCTGTCGCCGCTGGGCCGACAATCGCTCGGCGAGCAGACCGTGCCCCGCGTTACCGATCCCGGCCTGCCGGGCGTGCGCTACTTTCCGCAGACCGGGCACACGCTGCGCGGCGCGTTTCGGGCACTCTGGGAAACCCACGGCGAGCGCTTCTACGGCCCGCCGATCTCGGAGGAGTTCGAGGAGCTGCATAACGGGCAGCGTGTGCGGGTGCAGTATTTTACCAACTGGCGCTTCGAGCGGCGCGGCGACGGCCCGATCCAGTACACGCCGCTGGGCAAGGATCTGCTCAAAACGCGCAAGTGCCCGACGCCGCTCAACCCGCAGCCGTAG
- a CDS encoding PPOX class F420-dependent oxidoreductase — protein MPKIDKLSPGGIKLLQEPQLAQFATVMTDGSPQITPVWVDVEPDGSHILINTAEGRLKTKNTSRNPKVAVSVVDSQNPWRYAVVRGTVVEQRHEGADEHIDRMAQKYLGKESYPFRRADETRVILRIKPHYVLEQGV, from the coding sequence ATGCCGAAGATCGACAAGCTTTCGCCAGGTGGGATCAAGCTCTTACAGGAGCCGCAGCTTGCTCAGTTTGCGACCGTTATGACCGACGGCTCGCCGCAGATCACGCCCGTCTGGGTCGATGTCGAGCCGGATGGTAGTCATATTTTGATCAACACCGCCGAGGGGCGGCTCAAGACGAAGAACACCAGCCGCAATCCCAAGGTCGCCGTGAGCGTCGTCGACTCGCAGAACCCGTGGCGGTATGCCGTTGTGCGCGGCACCGTCGTCGAGCAGCGCCACGAGGGAGCCGACGAGCATATCGATCGTATGGCCCAGAAGTATCTGGGAAAAGAATCGTATCCGTTCCGCCGCGCCGACGAGACGCGCGTGATTCTGCGTATCAAGCCGCACTATGTGCTGGAGCAGGGCGTGTAG
- a CDS encoding DUF488 domain-containing protein has protein sequence MDRIQLFTIGFTKKSAEQFFNGLSRAGVRRLIDVRLNNTSQLAGFAKKEDLAYFLKAICGIDYVHLPELAPTAEILESYKKQKGVWAVYERKFLDLIAQRQIEATLSQDLLDGACLLCSEDKPHHCHRRLVAEYLSQKWGNVEIRHLT, from the coding sequence ATGGATCGGATTCAACTCTTCACGATCGGCTTTACCAAGAAATCAGCAGAACAATTCTTTAACGGGCTCAGCCGCGCGGGTGTTAGACGGCTGATTGACGTGCGGCTCAACAACACGTCGCAGCTTGCCGGGTTTGCCAAGAAAGAGGATCTGGCCTACTTCCTGAAAGCGATTTGCGGCATAGATTACGTGCATCTGCCCGAACTTGCGCCTACTGCCGAGATTCTGGAATCTTACAAGAAGCAGAAGGGCGTTTGGGCGGTGTACGAGCGAAAGTTTCTGGATCTGATCGCTCAAAGACAGATCGAGGCTACGCTATCTCAAGATTTGCTCGACGGCGCGTGCCTGCTCTGTAGCGAGGATAAACCGCATCACTGCCATCGCCGCCTCGTCGCGGAGTACCTGAGCCAGAAATGGGGCAATGTCGAGATCCGGCATCTTACGTGA